The Kribbella jejuensis region GACCGCGGTACGGATTCCGCCCGCCCGACGAGGTGCACCAGGTGGCCGACGAGGCCCAGCGGGCCGCCGACGCCGAGGCATCGGCGTCGCTCGAACGCAGCCTGCGACGGCTCCGGTCGCTCGGCCGGGAAGCCGAGGGCAGCATCACCCACCGGCATCCGGTCGACCAGCTCGTCGACGACATCCTGCGGGTGCAGGGTCAGGAGGTCGTGGTGGTGACCCGGCCGCATGTGATCGCGGAGCTGCTGCACGTCGACTGGTCGGCGCAGGCCCGCCGGCATCTCGGCGTACCGGTCCTGCATCTGCTCGAGCAGCAGCCGGACGATCCTCTTAAGGAGTGACCATGATCTGGGCGGCATTGGTCTTCAGCGATGCGTTCGCCCAGCGCAGCTGACGCAGGGTCTGCGGGTGGCAGGTCTTGGTCAGGCTGAGCAGCTCGGAATCCTTCAGAGCCTGCGCGGTCTGGGCCAGGACCTCCCAGTCGAGCGACACCCCGGCCGCCTTGCGGTGGATCTCCCGGAGATCCTTCAGCAGCAGCAGCGCCGGATCGTGATGTCCACCGATCAGCTCCGACCCGAACTGCCGGACCGTTGCCAACAGCCCCGACTCGCCGGCGGGCTCGGCGTCCAGCTCGACGTCGTAGTTCTTGCCGTGCTTCGCGAGTTCACGGACATGATCCTGCGACCACTTCGCCAGGTCGCGGCCGAGGTAGAAGATGTCGTGATCGGCCTTGTGCCGGCTGGACGCCTGCAGCAGGTCCGTGGCGAGATCGTTCTCGGCCCGGTGCAGCTCGCGGATCGCCAGGCCCACCTTGTTCGTCATCGGTTGCCCTCCACAACATCATCGCCGAAGTCCTCGACGACCATCGCGTCGATTCCACCTACGGTCCGGCGAATGCCACCGCCGACCGGCTTGGACGCCGTCGTCGTGGGTGCCGCCGACGGCGCGCCACCCGGCGCGATCCGTTCGGCCGCCGCCGCCGCGCACTTGAACAGCGGTTGCTTCGAGCAAGGATCCCAGTCGGTGACGGTCAGCTCGTTCGCGGCCCGCTCCGGCGGCCCGTCGGGTGCGTCCCAATAGCCGTAGTGGAACGGGAGGAACAACGTCCCCGGCCGGATCCCGCTGACCCGCAACCGGGCCTCGACCTGCCCACGCGGCGTACTGATCCGGAGCAGGTCACCCTCGTCCCAGCCCTGCTGCTCGGCATCCAGTTGCGACAGCTCCACCCAGACCTCCGGCGCGGCGTTCTGCAACTGCCGGACGCGGCCGGTCTTGGTGCGGGTGTGGAAGTGGTACAACGTCCGCCCGGTCGTCAGTAAGTACGGGTACTCCGGCGTCGGCGGATCGTGCGGCGCCAGGTACTCCGCTGCCTTCAGGACTGCCTTGCCCGACGGGTTCATCGCCTTGTACTCGACCGGATCGAGCGGAGCCCCGGTCACCAGGTCCTTGCCGTAGCTCTCGCAGTACGACGGTGCGCTCCAGAACTCACCATCGGCGTAGATGTGTTCGGTCCCGTCCGGGTGTTCGGCGTTGCACGGCCACTGGATCCCGCTGCCGCCGCGAAGCTTGTCGTAGCTCAGGCCGGTGTAGTCGCACGGCCGGCCGGCGCTGCATTCCTTCCACGCCTCGAACGCGCCTTCGGCATCGGTCCACTTCACCAGCGGCTGCCCGTCCTTGTCCTTCAGTTCCAGCCGCTGCGCGTAGTCGATGAAGATGTCCAGATCGGCCCGCGCCGAACCCGGCGGCTCGACTGCCTTGTCCGACAGGTGCACCGTGCGGTCGGCATTCGTGAACGTCCCGGTCTTCTCACCCCACGTTGCCGCGGGCAACACCACGTCGGCCAGCGCTGCGGTCTCGGACAGGAAGATGTCCTGGACGACCAGGAACAGCCGCTCCTGGGTGAGGATCTTGCGGATCCGCTGCAGCTCCGGCAACGAGACCGCCGGGTTGGTGCCGCTGACGTAGAGGAACCGGATCGACCCGTCCTCGACGTAGCGCAGCATCTGCATCAGGTGCGTCGGCTCGGAGTAGTGCGGGATCTGTTGCGGGTCGACGTTCCAGACCCGGGCGAGGTCCGCGACCTGCTCGTCGTTCGCCCAGTTCCGGAAGCCCGGCAGATCGCCGTCGGCGCCGCACTCGCGGGTGTTCTCGGCGGTCGGCTGCCCGTTCATCTGCAGGATTCCGCAGCCGGGACGGCCGAGCATGCCACGGAGCAGGTTGACGTTGTTGACCTGGACAGCAGCGGCGGTGGCCTGGTGCGACTGGTAGAAGCCTTGCAGCACAGTCGACAACAGCCGTTCCGCGGTCCCGAGCAGGCGCGCCGCAGCGCGGATGTCGTCCGCCGGCACGTCGCAGATTTCCGCGGCCCAGTCCGGGTCGCAGCCGACGACCTGCTTGGCGAGTTCGTCGTACCCGACGGTGTTCCGGTCGACGTAGTCGCGGTCGACCCAGTCGTGCTCGATCAGCTCGTGCAGCAGCGCGTTCATCAGCGCGACGTTGGTACCGGGCCGAGGGGCCAAATGAATCGTCGCGGCCTCGGCCACCGGCGTACGGCGGGGGTCGACGCACAGGATCTTCGGCGGGTTCGGACCGGCGAGGCGGTCGAGGATCCGGGTCCACAGCACGGTCTGGGTCTCGGCCATGTTGTGCCCGTACAAGGCGATCACGTCGGCATGGTCGATGTCGGTGTACGAACCGGGCTGGCCGTCGCACGCGAACGTCTCCTTGAGCGCGGCGGCAGCGGTCGCCGTACACAGCCGGGTGTTGCCGTCCATGTGGTTCGTACCGATGCCGCCGTGGCCGATCAGGGCGAGGGTGTAGTACTCCTCCAGGAACAGCTGCCCGGTCGTGTAGAAGCCGATGGAACTGGGCCCGCGCTCGGCGAGCAGCTCCTTCGTCCGTCCGGCGACCGCCGACATCGCGGTCTCCCAGTCGGTCTCGACCAGCTGACCCTCCCGGCGGATCAGGGGCGTCGTCAGCCGGTCCGCGGAGTTGTTGGCCTGGTAGCCGAACAGGTCCTTCGGTCCGAGCCTGCCGTGGTTCACCCGGTCGACGGCGCGGCCGCGCACGCCGACGATCCGGCCGTCCTTGACCGCGATGTCCAGCCCGTCGCCGTTGGAGTGCAGGATCGTCGCCGACTGCACCCAGCTGTCGACCTGGTCCGGGCTGATCCCGTCGTCCAGCCGGAGGTCCACCCGGACCGGCCAGCGCTCCCCCGGCCCGTACCCCGCCCGCGTCCCCCACGGCTCCGCAATCCGGTCGATCGATCCCATGGCGGCCCGGTGCCCCCGCCGTACAGCAACAAACCGCGACTGCACCGCGGCAAGCCGGTCAGGTTCGCCGTCGCTCAGCGATCAGCTTGATCCGCCGCAACGCCTCGTCGTTGCGTGGGTGCAGCATCAGATCGGCGAGGGGTTTGGGCAACAGCGAGATCGGCCCGCTGACCGCTTGCTCGGTCATCACCAACCGGCAGCCGGTGGGGGTGTCGGTGGCGGTGAACTCGACCTCGCCGTGGCCGGCCGGCCAGACCCGGAGCCGCAGCCGCAGCCGGCGCGCGGGCTCGTACTCCAGCGACGACGTCGTGTCGTTCAGCAGCAGCGGCCAGGCGCCGACCGAATGGTGGATCCGGCTGCCCGGCTCGGGCCAGTGCGGGTCGACGTCCCGGATCCGGGACGCGCCCACCACCCAGGCGGCGTACGACCAACCGTCGGTCAGGATCGCGAACACGTCCTCGGCACTCGCTTCGATCAGGCACTCGTTCTGGCTCATGCACCGCCCTGTACCCCTTCGTGATCATCGATTGCGCACCGCGGTCGAGCAGCCGACGCTCTCGCCCGTACCCGGCCGTGGTCACGAGCATCAAGCGCTGACCGTCGGGTACCGGGAAAGGCATGGAGGCGCCCAAGGAGTCGCTCACGTACGAACGCGACGGGGAGACGTCCGGTGAGCGGTTGGACCGGCACTGGAGCGAGCTGCTCCAGGAGCTCCGGCTGGTGCAGACCGGGACGCAGATCCTGTTCGCATTCCTGCTCGGCATCGCATTCCAGAGCCAGTTCCACACCACGGACGAGTTCACGCACGGCGTCTACGCGTGCACACTGACCGCCGCCGCCCTCGCGGTCGTGTTGTTCCTGGCGCCGGTGGCGTTCCACCGCGCGCTGTACCGGCAGGGCCTGCGGGACCGGTTGGTCAAGATCTCCGACCGGTTGGCGCGCGGCGGGATGACGTTCCTGGTCCTCTCGATTTGCGGTGGTCTGCTGATCGCGTTGGACGTCGTACTCCCCCGCGCCGCCGCCGTGGTGGTGGTGATCGGGGTGCTGCTCTGGTTCGTCGCGTTCTGGCTGGTGCTTCCCGCCTACGTCCGGCATAAACACCGATGATTCAAAACAATGATTCAGGCCTGTCACCGCGGGTACCCGGGGGTAGTCCCGGTTGCGGTCCAAACCATGCGCCGTGCTCGGCCGGGACGGACACAGGCAGGACAACCCGCAATGGCATCGAGTAGTCCAGCGCAGGCGTCGTACGCCGAAGAGTCCGCCCGGACCGAGCACCTGCTCCGGGCCGCGCACGTCAGCCGCGGCCCACGCCGCGAACAACTCCTCGACGAGGCGATCGTCAGCGGCATGCCGCTCGCCCGGACGCTCGCCCACCGGTACCGCGGTCGCGGTGTCGACGACGAGGACCTCGAGCAGATCGCCATCGAGCACCTGATCCGCGCCGCCCGCAACTACCGGCCGTCGCCGGGTTCGGATTTCCGGTCGTACGCCGTACCGACGATCCGCGGCGGGATCCGGCACCACTTCCGCGACAACGCCTGGGCGATCAAGCTGCCGCGGCGGCTGCAGGAGATCCAGGCGCGGCTGAACGCCGTGCAGGGCAAGCTGGCGGTCGCGCTCGGGCACTGGCCGGACCGCCGCGAGCTCTCCGAGGCGATCGGTGTCGAGGTGAACGAGATCATCGAGGCCGAACAGGCCCGCGGCTGCTTCCAGCCGACGTCGCTGGACGCGGAGCAGACCACGGACACCGGCGCCTCGGCACCGGCGCGGGAAGTCGCCCAGCCCGGCAACACCTACGAACTCGTCGACCAGGTGCACTCGCTGCAGCCGGTCGTCGACAACCTTCCGGAACGGGATCAGCTGATCCTGCGCAGGCGCTTCGTCGACCACCTCACCCAGGCGGAGATCGGCGCCGAGCTCGGCGTCAGCCAGATGCAGGTGTCGCGGCGCCTCCGGATGATCATGAGCAACCTACAACTCGCACTGTCAGCCTGACCGGGAGTACCGAGCGTGCCC contains the following coding sequences:
- a CDS encoding molybdopterin oxidoreductase family protein codes for the protein MGSIDRIAEPWGTRAGYGPGERWPVRVDLRLDDGISPDQVDSWVQSATILHSNGDGLDIAVKDGRIVGVRGRAVDRVNHGRLGPKDLFGYQANNSADRLTTPLIRREGQLVETDWETAMSAVAGRTKELLAERGPSSIGFYTTGQLFLEEYYTLALIGHGGIGTNHMDGNTRLCTATAAAALKETFACDGQPGSYTDIDHADVIALYGHNMAETQTVLWTRILDRLAGPNPPKILCVDPRRTPVAEAATIHLAPRPGTNVALMNALLHELIEHDWVDRDYVDRNTVGYDELAKQVVGCDPDWAAEICDVPADDIRAAARLLGTAERLLSTVLQGFYQSHQATAAAVQVNNVNLLRGMLGRPGCGILQMNGQPTAENTRECGADGDLPGFRNWANDEQVADLARVWNVDPQQIPHYSEPTHLMQMLRYVEDGSIRFLYVSGTNPAVSLPELQRIRKILTQERLFLVVQDIFLSETAALADVVLPAATWGEKTGTFTNADRTVHLSDKAVEPPGSARADLDIFIDYAQRLELKDKDGQPLVKWTDAEGAFEAWKECSAGRPCDYTGLSYDKLRGGSGIQWPCNAEHPDGTEHIYADGEFWSAPSYCESYGKDLVTGAPLDPVEYKAMNPSGKAVLKAAEYLAPHDPPTPEYPYLLTTGRTLYHFHTRTKTGRVRQLQNAAPEVWVELSQLDAEQQGWDEGDLLRISTPRGQVEARLRVSGIRPGTLFLPFHYGYWDAPDGPPERAANELTVTDWDPCSKQPLFKCAAAAAERIAPGGAPSAAPTTTASKPVGGGIRRTVGGIDAMVVEDFGDDVVEGNR
- a CDS encoding SRPBCC family protein gives rise to the protein MSQNECLIEASAEDVFAILTDGWSYAAWVVGASRIRDVDPHWPEPGSRIHHSVGAWPLLLNDTTSSLEYEPARRLRLRLRVWPAGHGEVEFTATDTPTGCRLVMTEQAVSGPISLLPKPLADLMLHPRNDEALRRIKLIAERRRT
- a CDS encoding DUF6328 family protein, with translation MEAPKESLTYERDGETSGERLDRHWSELLQELRLVQTGTQILFAFLLGIAFQSQFHTTDEFTHGVYACTLTAAALAVVLFLAPVAFHRALYRQGLRDRLVKISDRLARGGMTFLVLSICGGLLIALDVVLPRAAAVVVVIGVLLWFVAFWLVLPAYVRHKHR
- a CDS encoding sigma-70 family RNA polymerase sigma factor, which codes for MASSSPAQASYAEESARTEHLLRAAHVSRGPRREQLLDEAIVSGMPLARTLAHRYRGRGVDDEDLEQIAIEHLIRAARNYRPSPGSDFRSYAVPTIRGGIRHHFRDNAWAIKLPRRLQEIQARLNAVQGKLAVALGHWPDRRELSEAIGVEVNEIIEAEQARGCFQPTSLDAEQTTDTGASAPAREVAQPGNTYELVDQVHSLQPVVDNLPERDQLILRRRFVDHLTQAEIGAELGVSQMQVSRRLRMIMSNLQLALSA